In one Pseudomonas fitomaticsae genomic region, the following are encoded:
- the ureA gene encoding urease subunit gamma has translation MDLTPREKDKLLIFTAGLVAERRLARGVKLNYPEAMAYISAALLEGARDGQTVAELMHYGTTLLTRDQVMEGIPEMIPEIQVEATFPDGTKLVTVHQPIV, from the coding sequence ATGGACCTGACCCCACGCGAAAAAGACAAGCTGCTGATCTTCACCGCCGGCCTCGTTGCCGAGCGGCGACTGGCCCGTGGCGTGAAGCTCAACTACCCGGAGGCCATGGCCTACATCTCGGCGGCGCTGCTCGAAGGCGCCCGTGACGGCCAGACCGTGGCCGAGCTGATGCACTACGGCACCACCCTGCTGACCCGCGATCAGGTGATGGAAGGCATCCCGGAAATGATCCCGGAGATCCAGGTCGAAGCGACGTTCCCCGACGGCACCAAACTGGTCACCGTCCACCAACCGATCGTCTGA
- a CDS encoding NEL-type E3 ubiquitin ligase domain-containing protein: MSEIPAVLPSPDNVAPPRPVVTQSLHADWLQQSSPEWLVGASIHQREALKDADSAPPDWYRRASREQRKAVGDAAADSLAAQSRLDKAMSTFQDIDSFAAPLLAQALKDRFNVTLDVNKTWLVLNKPVEMGVFALEIDFFEVLKLPLLQAALHNFEARECKNGAFHRTSGFRLETATPGALEPLSTRLTVEQFTGLCRSLDIGAKYQAYLKDFLHPEEALAEHVLRDGFIDAHKTALRAAAELALVKGDIGREDYASIRSVLNGELAPRQGHRQIWFRDLGLMGRRMTGCVMFTICEKYRYSDDSILYIPGDPFHPLKRYKRREIEAMFKQRFTTPDATQAHPAEPNSYQRFFSQFVAYADRPRYFGQFTDDTPNRTLTQRLAPYEPPLYEFFKALSPINAALTGIRELPPVPPVEQVPNADPYLNPVGLSRKGGGIWSDNVDLWSYQFDQHRDRLIADARSHAVPTADVDARVRSEKFAALLNIGMLVLTGISMFVPVLGEVMMVVMAGQLLEETFEGAIEWSEGDRKAAKAHLIDVAQNLALIALMAGAGKGFARLTAARPTPVIENLHQVQMPDGTTRLWKPDLSGYESPVMPDSGAAPNALGQYADGQGYYIRLESKTYRQTYDESLKSWRIDHPNDPQAYQPLLTHNGAGAWRHTLERPQDWDRLTLLRRIGHSTDVFADEQLLTLADTAGVSDDALRKMHLDNALPPPELADAMRLFNAERDAGLIVEQIAGRQPIDDRYLQVLPLLPDMPRWPWGRQLKVYDAADFSGTALSYGTKRRGKAPIRVSRAEVLRGALPARILAALDEAETVRLLGGEPARVRAARTQELAGQIADFASARQPALFDSLLKGAAPVAPRTAKLQRIIPGLTERGASAILSQANAEELARLDTTAKVPLHLQELGRWYGQTGRLTRALAGLRSETMASADSRHLTLQTLGRLPGWSNDVRLEIRESSVSGPMLDAIGSETASTHKYLVKYGDAYQATNERGEPLNSIPHKGDNFYASLMHALPDEARHGLGLPNVWQSSDLQRMIVERALAERSQSARILRAGTADNPWFKPPQRIAPGVLGYPASGDGPGPSQALTVHVQNVYPGLSDAQARGFILEQWRSGRSDQQIFHLLNNRLSEWRELETTLDQWLMSQDLRLRTTRDEFVSVVRSIKDCWRNAPLAEHSPHAARLTLTSGASLPPLTADFTHVRELILHAPVVGDTLAAFPNVEKLALSASVAEFDKVFSTLKTLRHMTRLNLSTPITGQVASRLRELTRLEELELRCTAGGVSPVVPMTLDVGGMRQLRKLLVSSSQMHQWPRGVLDLPRLERLNLRSTAINSLPTEIYEGHQRLLSGLSLDWSKFPRRTFKPIYEFVRSQPRHLLDLDEMVADYCRGELKRFVGMEPSLFDVLSTGFKAQWTDVDSRFAAIETLSEQFSELNRLQEWVGSEPTLLNGGAARSAVAEALRSSWRSGLFQRYGARTESLFYNLYVSLPNDASVLDILGSPVESLPTLSAEGFTHVRSLKLAGLLAPFDQLRGFIRTFRNVDTLDLSHCGLSALPLESGDLLALETLNLHDNPLSRIDVRGMNRLMALDLSATALREWPTGVEDLPALTWLDLSDSQLTSLPDALLARDALLLDTSLTGTPLNPQAKAALATARQRIEDTRGLVPGSLQRFALEEPRHRTPPTESGSVIARRLLPLPPPLAVEGPAGWVARVRRLRPQYDSARAQQAIERMQGAGLTEVQIGEQIDAWDRDFESLTRRLNDWLFTHEIRGMDWVVSSRTRQLAAQRIMECWREGTVDWNGIADRELDLNGLQVGNLPEPDATFAAVNSLNLGGVKLTSQGSNGFLRAFTHVRRLNLSGNYLPAVPEPVTQMLQLERLELSLAGLADSAAAGQALESLTQLQWLDLSHNSLRSFSITGFGQLERLDLRDNLLTAWPEGVLQAPRLQTIDLSSNEIASIPSELYDGSHAGLLAGSNLAENYEISQQSLLELREYADAHGRRDVLGLTYADIDRMIDDMDSTTESDAGDLEIESEPDEVLPALAETVLEQQVTPWIENIPEEDAARYRAMWQRLAAEPDNEAFFHLLSRMPDTEEFRVYRADLTRRVWDIVEAADGSQELRDTLFSMASTHTTCVDGRTLALSEIEVKVYEYNALRHLQPGLADKGRALLDLSRQLFRLGQVEKLAARSMGRHADPGEVRLQYRIGLTSGWEDGLQLPGQPSHMRFARPLRGDDLIAARAAVMRAETSEQFYEELISRDYWVQYLTEKYPAELDALKRGADEKLQRLEDEYEDVTSTAYQEAVQMLEVERTIERNQQLIALSRLETGEPAMVGPEEEQPGPSRYLMDTSTR, from the coding sequence ATGTCCGAAATCCCTGCCGTCTTACCTTCCCCGGATAACGTTGCGCCGCCGCGGCCGGTCGTGACGCAAAGCCTGCACGCTGACTGGCTTCAGCAGTCCAGCCCCGAGTGGCTGGTCGGTGCATCGATACACCAGCGCGAGGCATTGAAGGATGCCGACTCCGCCCCGCCGGACTGGTACAGGCGCGCATCCCGCGAACAACGCAAGGCCGTCGGTGATGCTGCGGCCGACAGCCTCGCCGCCCAGTCGCGCCTGGACAAGGCCATGTCGACCTTCCAGGACATCGACAGCTTTGCAGCGCCATTGCTGGCTCAGGCCCTCAAGGACCGTTTCAACGTGACGCTGGACGTCAACAAGACCTGGCTGGTACTGAACAAGCCGGTGGAGATGGGGGTTTTTGCCCTCGAAATCGATTTTTTCGAAGTCCTGAAGCTGCCCTTGCTACAGGCGGCTCTGCATAACTTCGAAGCCCGTGAATGTAAAAACGGGGCCTTTCATCGCACCTCGGGGTTTCGCCTCGAAACCGCGACACCAGGAGCCCTGGAACCGTTGAGTACACGTCTCACGGTCGAACAGTTCACCGGCCTGTGCCGTTCGCTGGACATCGGGGCGAAGTATCAGGCGTATCTCAAGGATTTCCTGCACCCCGAAGAAGCACTGGCCGAACATGTGCTGCGCGACGGATTCATCGACGCGCACAAGACCGCCCTGCGTGCGGCCGCCGAGCTGGCCCTGGTCAAGGGCGATATCGGGCGCGAAGACTACGCTTCGATTCGCTCGGTCCTCAATGGCGAACTGGCGCCGCGCCAAGGGCATCGGCAGATCTGGTTCCGCGATCTGGGCCTGATGGGGCGGCGCATGACCGGTTGCGTGATGTTCACGATCTGCGAGAAATACCGCTACAGCGACGACTCGATCCTGTACATCCCGGGCGATCCTTTCCACCCGCTCAAGCGCTACAAGCGCCGGGAAATCGAAGCGATGTTCAAGCAGCGGTTCACCACACCTGATGCGACTCAGGCTCATCCTGCAGAACCCAATAGCTACCAACGGTTTTTCAGTCAGTTCGTCGCGTATGCCGACCGACCGCGATACTTCGGCCAGTTCACCGACGACACGCCGAACCGCACGCTCACACAAAGGCTGGCGCCCTATGAACCGCCGCTCTACGAGTTTTTCAAGGCACTCAGCCCGATCAACGCGGCGCTGACCGGAATTCGCGAATTGCCTCCTGTGCCTCCCGTCGAGCAGGTGCCGAACGCCGATCCGTATCTGAACCCGGTTGGCCTGTCGCGCAAGGGGGGCGGCATCTGGTCGGACAACGTCGACCTGTGGAGTTATCAGTTCGATCAGCATCGCGACCGGTTGATTGCCGATGCACGCAGTCACGCAGTGCCCACGGCGGATGTCGACGCCAGAGTGCGCTCGGAAAAGTTCGCCGCGCTGCTGAACATCGGCATGTTGGTGCTGACTGGCATTTCGATGTTCGTGCCGGTGCTGGGCGAAGTGATGATGGTGGTGATGGCCGGGCAACTGCTCGAAGAAACCTTTGAAGGCGCCATCGAGTGGAGTGAGGGGGATCGCAAGGCTGCGAAGGCACACCTGATCGATGTTGCGCAAAACCTTGCATTGATTGCCTTGATGGCGGGGGCGGGCAAGGGGTTCGCCCGGCTGACCGCTGCCAGACCGACACCGGTCATCGAGAACCTGCATCAGGTGCAAATGCCCGACGGCACGACTCGCTTGTGGAAGCCTGACCTGAGTGGCTACGAGAGTCCGGTCATGCCGGACTCGGGTGCAGCGCCGAATGCGCTGGGGCAGTACGCGGACGGGCAAGGCTACTACATTCGGCTTGAAAGCAAGACATACCGGCAGACTTATGACGAGTCGCTGAAGTCATGGCGAATCGATCACCCGAACGATCCGCAGGCTTATCAACCGCTGCTGACACACAACGGCGCCGGCGCCTGGCGACATACGCTCGAGCGCCCGCAGGACTGGGACCGGCTGACACTCTTGCGGCGCATCGGCCACAGCACTGATGTTTTCGCCGACGAGCAGTTGCTGACGCTTGCCGATACGGCCGGTGTCAGCGATGACGCCCTGCGCAAGATGCACCTGGACAATGCCTTGCCTCCCCCGGAGCTGGCGGATGCCATGCGCCTGTTTAACGCCGAGCGCGATGCCGGACTGATCGTCGAGCAGATTGCAGGCCGACAACCCATTGATGATCGTTATCTGCAGGTGCTGCCGCTGCTGCCCGACATGCCACGCTGGCCGTGGGGGCGGCAGTTGAAGGTCTACGATGCTGCGGATTTTTCGGGCACGGCACTCAGCTACGGGACAAAGCGCAGGGGCAAGGCACCGATCCGGGTCAGCCGGGCCGAGGTGCTGCGCGGTGCGTTGCCGGCGAGAATCCTCGCGGCACTGGATGAAGCCGAGACGGTTCGTCTGTTGGGTGGCGAGCCGGCACGCGTTCGGGCGGCGCGGACACAGGAACTCGCCGGACAGATTGCCGATTTTGCCAGCGCCCGTCAGCCCGCGTTGTTCGACAGCCTGCTCAAAGGCGCTGCTCCGGTGGCACCCCGGACGGCAAAACTGCAACGGATTATCCCGGGTCTGACCGAGCGAGGGGCATCCGCCATCCTGAGCCAGGCGAATGCTGAAGAACTGGCGAGGCTGGACACCACGGCGAAGGTTCCGTTGCATTTGCAGGAGCTCGGTCGCTGGTATGGCCAGACGGGTCGCCTGACCCGGGCTCTGGCCGGGTTGCGCAGTGAAACCATGGCTTCTGCCGACAGCCGCCATCTCACATTACAGACGTTGGGGCGACTGCCGGGCTGGTCCAATGATGTGCGTCTGGAAATCCGCGAGAGCAGCGTCAGCGGGCCGATGCTGGACGCCATCGGTAGCGAAACGGCTTCCACACACAAGTATCTGGTCAAGTACGGGGACGCTTACCAAGCCACCAATGAGCGTGGCGAACCGCTCAACAGTATCCCGCACAAGGGCGACAATTTTTATGCTTCGTTGATGCATGCCTTGCCCGATGAGGCGCGTCATGGGCTGGGTCTGCCGAATGTCTGGCAGAGCAGCGACCTGCAACGCATGATCGTCGAACGGGCGCTCGCCGAACGCAGCCAGTCGGCCCGGATTCTGCGGGCAGGCACCGCCGACAACCCATGGTTCAAACCGCCGCAACGCATTGCACCCGGAGTGCTCGGCTATCCCGCCAGCGGCGACGGGCCGGGGCCGAGTCAGGCGTTGACCGTTCACGTGCAGAACGTTTATCCGGGCTTGAGTGACGCCCAGGCCCGAGGCTTCATTCTTGAACAATGGCGGTCGGGCAGGAGCGATCAACAGATTTTTCATCTGCTCAACAACCGGTTGAGCGAGTGGCGGGAGCTGGAGACAACACTCGATCAATGGTTGATGTCGCAGGACCTGCGTTTGCGCACCACCCGTGACGAGTTCGTCAGCGTGGTGCGAAGCATCAAGGACTGCTGGCGCAATGCACCGCTGGCCGAACACAGCCCGCACGCGGCTCGCCTGACATTGACCAGCGGTGCATCTCTGCCGCCTTTGACGGCGGACTTCACCCACGTTCGTGAACTGATACTGCATGCCCCGGTGGTCGGCGATACGCTTGCAGCGTTTCCCAACGTCGAGAAACTGGCCCTGAGCGCGAGCGTGGCGGAGTTCGACAAAGTGTTTTCGACGTTGAAAACACTGCGACACATGACCCGTCTGAATCTCTCCACGCCGATCACCGGTCAGGTGGCGTCGCGTCTGCGGGAGCTGACCCGGCTGGAAGAGCTGGAGCTGCGCTGTACCGCCGGCGGGGTGAGTCCGGTGGTACCGATGACGCTTGATGTCGGCGGCATGCGGCAGTTGCGCAAGCTTCTAGTCAGCAGTTCGCAGATGCACCAATGGCCTCGCGGGGTTCTCGATCTGCCGCGGCTGGAGCGCCTGAATCTGCGATCGACCGCGATCAATAGCCTGCCGACGGAAATCTATGAAGGCCATCAACGACTGTTGTCCGGTCTGTCACTGGACTGGTCGAAATTTCCGCGTCGGACGTTCAAGCCGATCTATGAGTTTGTCCGGAGTCAGCCTCGGCATCTGCTCGACCTGGATGAAATGGTTGCGGACTATTGTCGTGGTGAACTCAAGCGTTTTGTCGGCATGGAACCCAGCCTGTTCGATGTCTTGAGTACGGGGTTCAAGGCGCAGTGGACAGATGTCGACAGTCGTTTCGCCGCGATCGAAACCTTGAGTGAGCAATTCAGTGAGCTGAACCGGCTTCAGGAATGGGTCGGTTCCGAGCCAACATTGCTCAATGGCGGTGCAGCACGCTCGGCGGTGGCCGAGGCGTTAAGAAGCAGTTGGCGCAGCGGGTTGTTCCAGCGCTATGGCGCGCGCACTGAAAGCCTGTTCTACAACCTGTATGTGAGCCTGCCCAATGATGCCTCGGTGCTGGATATTCTCGGCTCGCCGGTGGAGAGCCTGCCGACCTTGTCCGCTGAAGGTTTCACCCATGTCAGAAGCCTGAAGCTGGCAGGATTGCTGGCTCCGTTTGATCAGCTGCGCGGGTTCATTCGTACTTTTCGCAATGTCGATACCCTGGACTTGAGTCATTGCGGTCTGTCGGCGCTGCCGCTGGAGTCCGGTGACCTGCTGGCGCTTGAAACGCTCAATCTGCATGACAACCCGTTGAGCAGGATCGACGTACGCGGGATGAATCGCCTGATGGCGCTGGACTTGAGTGCGACGGCCCTGCGCGAATGGCCGACCGGTGTCGAGGACCTGCCGGCACTGACCTGGCTGGACCTCAGTGACAGCCAGTTGACCTCGCTGCCGGATGCGCTGTTGGCGCGTGATGCATTGCTGCTTGATACCAGCCTGACCGGTACCCCGTTGAACCCGCAAGCCAAAGCAGCTCTTGCCACTGCGCGGCAGAGGATTGAAGACACCCGAGGCCTGGTTCCCGGTTCATTGCAGCGTTTTGCGCTGGAAGAGCCGCGCCACCGTACACCGCCCACCGAAAGTGGCTCGGTCATCGCCCGACGATTGCTGCCGTTACCGCCGCCGCTGGCAGTCGAGGGGCCGGCGGGTTGGGTCGCCCGTGTCCGGCGTCTGCGCCCGCAGTACGACAGTGCCCGGGCGCAACAGGCCATCGAGCGGATGCAGGGCGCGGGACTGACCGAGGTGCAGATCGGTGAGCAAATCGACGCATGGGACCGCGACTTCGAGTCCCTGACGCGGCGTCTGAACGACTGGCTGTTCACCCATGAAATCCGGGGCATGGATTGGGTCGTGTCATCGCGCACCCGCCAGCTTGCCGCGCAGCGCATCATGGAATGCTGGCGCGAGGGTACGGTCGACTGGAATGGTATTGCGGATCGCGAGCTGGACCTCAACGGTCTGCAGGTGGGCAACCTGCCCGAGCCGGACGCAACGTTCGCGGCGGTGAATAGCCTGAATCTCGGGGGCGTCAAGCTTACTTCGCAAGGCTCCAACGGTTTCCTCAGGGCATTCACTCACGTGCGCCGACTCAACCTCAGCGGCAATTACTTGCCGGCGGTACCCGAGCCGGTGACACAAATGCTTCAGCTGGAGCGGCTGGAACTGTCGCTCGCCGGTCTCGCGGACTCCGCTGCTGCGGGTCAGGCGCTGGAGAGCCTTACACAGTTGCAGTGGCTGGACCTGAGCCACAACAGCCTGCGCTCGTTCAGTATCACCGGGTTCGGACAGCTGGAGCGGCTGGATCTGCGCGATAACCTGCTTACTGCCTGGCCGGAAGGCGTCTTGCAAGCCCCACGCTTGCAAACGATCGACTTGAGCAGCAATGAAATCGCATCAATCCCCTCAGAGTTGTATGACGGCAGTCATGCGGGCTTGTTGGCCGGAAGCAACCTGGCGGAAAACTACGAGATATCGCAACAAAGTCTGCTTGAACTGCGTGAATACGCCGATGCCCATGGACGGCGTGACGTGCTGGGCCTGACGTATGCCGACATCGACCGGATGATCGATGACATGGACAGCACCACTGAAAGCGATGCCGGAGACCTGGAGATCGAAAGCGAACCCGATGAGGTCCTTCCGGCGCTTGCCGAAACGGTCCTTGAGCAGCAGGTTACACCGTGGATTGAAAACATCCCCGAGGAGGACGCTGCACGCTATCGGGCAATGTGGCAGCGGTTGGCGGCCGAACCCGACAACGAAGCCTTCTTCCATCTGCTTTCCCGGATGCCGGACACCGAGGAGTTCCGGGTTTATCGCGCCGATCTGACCCGACGGGTCTGGGACATCGTCGAGGCGGCCGATGGCAGCCAGGAGCTTCGCGACACGCTGTTCTCCATGGCGAGCACGCACACTACCTGCGTCGACGGGCGAACCCTGGCGCTCAGCGAAATCGAAGTCAAGGTTTATGAGTACAACGCCTTGCGCCATTTGCAGCCCGGTCTTGCGGACAAGGGGCGCGCGTTGCTCGACCTGTCGCGGCAACTGTTTCGCCTGGGGCAGGTGGAAAAACTCGCGGCCCGCAGCATGGGCCGTCACGCCGATCCGGGGGAAGTGCGGCTGCAGTATCGAATCGGTCTGACGTCGGGCTGGGAGGACGGTCTGCAACTGCCGGGGCAACCCAGTCACATGCGGTTTGCCCGGCCGCTCAGGGGCGATGATCTGATAGCTGCCCGTGCGGCGGTCATGCGAGCCGAAACGAGCGAGCAGTTTTATGAAGAGCTGATCAGCCGTGATTACTGGGTGCAGTACCTGACCGAGAAATACCCGGCTGAACTTGACGCGCTCAAGCGCGGCGCAGATGAAAAGCTGCAACGACTCGAGGATGAATACGAGGACGTGACCAGCACGGCGTACCAGGAGGCGGTGCAGATGCTCGAGGTTGAACGCACCATTGAGCGCAACCAGCAACTGATTGCCCTGTCGCGCCTGGAAACAGGCGAGCCGGCGATGGTCGGGCCCGAAGAGGAACAGCCCGGCCCTTCACGTTACTTGATGGACACCTCAACCCGCTGA
- the ureC gene encoding urease subunit alpha — MKISRQAYADMFGPTVGDKVRLADTELWIEVEQDFTTYGEEVKFGGGKVIRDGQGQSQLLAAEVVDTVITNALIIDHWGIVKADVGLKDGRIAAIGKAGNPDVQPGVTIAIGASTEVIAGEGMILTAGGIDTHIHFICPQQIEEALMSGVTTMIGGGTGPATGTNATTCTSGPWHLARMLQAADAFPMNIGLTGKGNASLPEPLIEQVKAGAIGLKLHEDWGTTPASIDNCLSVADQYDVQVAIHTDTLNESGFVETTLGAFKGRTIHTYHTEGAGGGHAPDIIKACGFANVLPSSTNPTRPFTRNTIDEHLDMLMVCHHLDPSIAEDVAFAESRIRRETIAAEDILHDLGAFSMISSDSQAMGRVGEVITRTWQTADKMKKQRGPLAQDGEGNDNFRAKRYIAKYTINPAITHGISHEVGSVEVGKWADLVLWRPAFFGVKPTLILKGGAIAASLMGDANASIPTPQPVHYRPMFASYGGSLHATSLTFISQAAQASGLPEALGLKKKIAVVKGCRDVQKTDLIHNDYLPVIDVDPQTYQVKADGVLLWCEPAETLPMAQRYFLF; from the coding sequence ATGAAGATTTCCAGACAAGCCTACGCCGACATGTTCGGCCCCACCGTCGGCGACAAGGTGCGCCTGGCCGACACCGAGCTGTGGATCGAAGTCGAACAGGACTTCACCACCTACGGCGAAGAAGTGAAATTCGGCGGCGGCAAAGTGATCCGCGACGGCCAGGGCCAGAGCCAGTTGCTGGCGGCCGAAGTGGTCGACACCGTCATCACCAACGCGCTGATCATCGACCACTGGGGTATCGTCAAGGCCGACGTCGGCCTCAAGGACGGCCGCATCGCCGCCATCGGCAAGGCCGGCAACCCGGACGTGCAGCCCGGCGTGACCATCGCCATCGGCGCCAGCACCGAAGTGATCGCCGGCGAAGGCATGATCCTCACCGCCGGCGGCATCGACACCCACATTCACTTCATCTGCCCGCAGCAGATCGAAGAAGCGCTGATGAGCGGCGTCACCACCATGATCGGCGGCGGCACGGGACCTGCCACCGGCACCAACGCCACGACCTGCACTTCCGGGCCGTGGCACCTGGCGCGGATGCTTCAGGCGGCGGATGCGTTCCCCATGAACATCGGCCTCACCGGCAAGGGTAACGCCAGCCTGCCGGAGCCGTTGATCGAACAGGTCAAGGCCGGCGCCATCGGCCTCAAGTTGCACGAAGACTGGGGCACCACCCCGGCAAGCATCGACAACTGCCTGAGCGTCGCCGACCAGTACGACGTGCAAGTGGCGATCCACACCGACACCCTCAACGAATCCGGTTTCGTCGAAACCACCCTCGGCGCGTTCAAGGGCCGGACCATCCACACCTATCACACCGAAGGGGCCGGTGGCGGCCACGCGCCGGACATCATCAAGGCCTGCGGTTTCGCCAACGTGCTGCCGAGCTCGACCAACCCGACCCGGCCGTTCACCCGCAATACCATCGACGAACACCTCGACATGCTGATGGTCTGCCACCACCTCGACCCGAGCATCGCCGAGGACGTGGCGTTCGCCGAAAGCCGCATCCGCCGCGAAACCATTGCCGCCGAAGACATCCTCCACGACCTCGGCGCGTTCTCGATGATCAGTTCTGACAGCCAGGCCATGGGCCGCGTCGGCGAAGTCATCACGCGCACCTGGCAGACCGCCGACAAGATGAAAAAGCAGCGCGGCCCGCTCGCACAAGACGGCGAAGGCAACGACAACTTCCGCGCCAAACGCTACATCGCCAAGTACACGATCAACCCGGCGATCACCCACGGCATCAGCCATGAAGTGGGTTCGGTGGAAGTCGGCAAATGGGCGGATCTGGTGCTGTGGCGCCCGGCGTTTTTCGGCGTGAAACCGACGCTGATCCTCAAGGGCGGCGCCATCGCCGCCAGCCTGATGGGCGACGCCAACGCGTCGATCCCGACCCCACAACCGGTGCATTACCGCCCGATGTTCGCCAGTTATGGCGGCTCGTTGCACGCTACCAGCCTGACCTTCATCAGCCAGGCGGCGCAGGCATCCGGGCTGCCCGAAGCCTTGGGCCTGAAGAAGAAAATCGCCGTGGTCAAAGGCTGCCGCGACGTGCAGAAAACCGACCTGATCCACAACGATTATCTTCCGGTCATCGACGTCGATCCGCAGACCTATCAGGTCAAGGCCGACGGCGTATTGCTCTGGTGCGAGCCGGCCGAGACCCTGCCGATGGCCCAGCGTTATTTTCTGTTCTGA
- a CDS encoding urease subunit beta has translation MIPGEYKIQPGDIELNVGRRTVSLKVANSGDRPIQVGSHYHFFETNDALTFDRAASRGMRLNIPAGTAVRFEPGQSREVELVDYAGHRRVFGFAGRVMGDL, from the coding sequence ATGATTCCCGGCGAGTACAAAATCCAGCCCGGCGACATCGAACTCAACGTCGGTCGCCGCACCGTCAGCCTGAAGGTGGCGAACAGCGGCGACCGGCCGATCCAGGTCGGCTCGCACTATCACTTTTTCGAAACCAACGACGCCCTGACCTTCGACCGCGCCGCCAGCCGTGGCATGCGCCTGAACATTCCGGCGGGCACGGCGGTGCGTTTCGAGCCGGGCCAGAGCCGCGAGGTGGAACTGGTGGATTACGCCGGGCACCGGCGAGTGTTCGGGTTTGCCGGGCGGGTCATGGGTGACCTCTGA
- a CDS encoding GNAT family N-acetyltransferase, translating to MTYTIRDALHADLPAIRDIYNDAVLNTTAIWNESAVDLGNRQAWFSARQAQGYPILVIVDADNTTLGYASFGDWRPFDGFRHTVEHSVYVRSDQRGNGLGPQLMTALIERAKTCDKHVMVAAIESGNAASIRLHERAGFITTGQMPQVGTKFGRWLDLTFMQLTLNPGAEPPPAHKE from the coding sequence ATGACTTACACCATCCGCGATGCACTGCACGCCGACCTGCCGGCGATCCGCGACATCTACAACGACGCCGTGCTCAACACCACGGCGATCTGGAATGAATCCGCCGTCGACCTCGGCAACCGTCAGGCGTGGTTCAGTGCGCGCCAGGCCCAGGGTTATCCGATCCTGGTGATCGTCGACGCCGACAACACCACCCTCGGCTACGCTTCGTTCGGTGACTGGCGGCCGTTCGACGGTTTCCGCCACACCGTCGAGCACTCGGTCTACGTGCGCAGCGACCAGCGCGGCAACGGCCTCGGCCCGCAACTGATGACCGCGCTGATCGAACGCGCGAAAACCTGCGACAAGCACGTCATGGTCGCCGCCATCGAAAGCGGCAACGCCGCGTCGATTCGCCTGCACGAGCGCGCCGGTTTCATCACCACCGGGCAGATGCCGCAAGTCGGCACCAAGTTCGGCCGCTGGCTCGACCTGACCTTCATGCAACTGACCCTCAATCCTGGCGCGGAGCCGCCGCCCGCCCACAAGGAGTGA
- a CDS encoding GNAT family N-acetyltransferase, whose translation MNPAQLRRVNAESFAHYRQGLIELLLDAVGYGASVGFMADLDAIQARAYFDDVQDNLNKGNVLLWVVVKDEQVQASVQLSLCQKANGLNRAEVQKLLVREHARRRGLGQQLMQALELTARQYKRGMLYLDTEAGSPAEDFYKALGYTRAGEIPDYACDPNGTYRPTALYYKVLQGAN comes from the coding sequence ATGAACCCCGCCCAACTGCGACGCGTCAATGCTGAAAGTTTTGCGCACTATCGTCAGGGCCTGATCGAGCTGCTGCTGGATGCCGTGGGTTATGGCGCCAGCGTCGGTTTCATGGCTGACCTCGATGCGATTCAGGCCCGCGCTTATTTCGACGATGTGCAGGACAACCTGAACAAGGGCAACGTCTTGCTGTGGGTGGTGGTCAAGGACGAACAGGTGCAGGCCAGCGTCCAGTTGAGCCTGTGCCAGAAGGCCAACGGCCTGAACCGCGCCGAGGTGCAGAAACTGCTGGTGCGCGAACACGCCCGGCGCCGCGGCCTCGGCCAGCAGTTGATGCAAGCGCTGGAACTGACGGCCCGCCAGTACAAGCGCGGCATGCTCTACCTCGACACCGAGGCCGGCTCCCCCGCCGAAGATTTTTACAAGGCCCTGGGTTACACCCGCGCCGGGGAAATTCCCGATTACGCCTGCGACCCGAACGGCACCTATCGCCCGACGGCCCTCTATTACAAAGTCCTGCAAGGAGCGAACTGA